CGATGTTCAATCGATTATTGCAAACAAGGTTGTAGGTCAGGAGATGGAACACCACGTTCGTTTCACGCTCAGTATGAACAAGGGAACAGCATATCTTAACATCAAGAATAAAACGGACGATGACGTTCCGACTGTGAAGGAAGAATATCAGGTGCAGATCATGTTTACGGATTTAGGTGGGTTCTGATGGATAACAACGCGACCATAGTGGCTGGATTCAACCAGCTGTTGCCGGTGTTGTCCAAATACGTGACATCATCATTATATGAGCAATATGGTGATGAATGGTGGAACGTCGCAGTTCTCAATAAATTCGATGACAGGCAGAAATGGGACCTTCCGCAGCAAGGATCTTTCGACGAATGCGTTGCCAGTCTTGATATCGCGCGTGTGATAATTCTTCTTGATATCAATTGGAATGAGACGTTTAGGGACAAAGTGGTCCGTGAAGGCCCTGGTCTCATGAAAGATTCACGCAGTTGGGCAAAAGAGCTGCTGAACGTCCGTAACAAATCCGCGCATATTGGAGGTAATGATTTCTCCGACAGGGATGCCAGAAGGGCACTTGATACGATGGAACGTCTGTGCGAATGTTTTGATAAGTATGTTGCCAAAAAGATCAATGTGCTCTACGAGAGCATCGGAAGAAGCGAGATGGCTCCTGCCACCAATCCTGTCGATGGCTCTGCATCGATTGACGATCCTGTTTCTCCGATAGCCGAATCAGTTGTTGAAAGCAATCTTGTCTTTGAGGATGTCAGAGACAAACCGATCAAATCCGTTTCTAGATCGTCCGATCACATTGGGTCCGTCACTATAGATGTCGATCGTTTGACGGATGCATTCGATGGATGTATCGTAAGGAAGGATCTGACGAAGAAAATCAAGGAGGGAGCTAACGTCCCGATATTCGTTCTCGAATATCTTCTCGGGATGCATTGCTCTTCCAGTGATCAGGCAGAGATTGATGAAGGCCTCCAAGTGGTCAAGAAGAAGCTCGCCCGCTTGTACATACGTCCAGATGAGGCCGAGAGGATCAAATCCAACATTCGTGAGGCCGGAGAGGGATATTCGATAATCGATAAAGTGTCTGTAACACTCGATTTCAAGAAAGATATCTATGTCGCCACATTCCTCAGTTTGGGTTTGAAGAACGTACCAATCGACAGATCAATGGTGGTCTCTAATCCAAGGCTCCTTTCCGGCGGTATCTGGTGCATCATCACATTCAATTACTCGTATCTTGAAGATGACAAACTTGTCAATCCTTTCAAGATCACACGTCTTTCACCTATTCAAATGCCATTCGTGGATGTGAATGAATTCATTCATCAACGTAAGAACTTCACGAAGGATGAGTGGATCGCGTTGATGCTCAGATCCACCGGCATAGAACCAGATAACATCGATGAACGCACGAAATGGTTGCTTCTCGCACGCATCATGCCGTTGGTCGAGAACAACATAAATGTATGTGAGCTCGGCCCGCGCAGCACTGGTAAATCTCATGTTTACAAGGAGATTTCTCCGAGCAGCATACTTGTGTCAGGGGGTCAGGCATCTGTTGCCAGTTTGTTCTACAATATGTCGTCCCATACGCCGGGCCTGGTGTGCAATTGGGATGTTGTGGCATTCGACGAGGTCGCCGAGATCAAGTTCAAGGACAAGGATGCGATAACGATCATGAAGGACTACATGGCCTCGGGATCGTTCTCCAGAGGCGGGGAGCAGCTTGAAGGCAAAGCTTCCATGGTGTTCGTAGGCAACATCAATGAGAACATCAACACTCTTCTTCTCCAGGCAAGTCTATTTAAACCATTCCCAGTGGGGATGAACGAGGATACGGCATTCCTCGACAGATTCCATTGTTACATCCCGGGATGGGAGATCGAACCGTTCTCTCCGAGATTATTTACTAACGATTATGGATTCATATGCGACTATTTCGCTGAGATCTCCAGAGAATTGAGGAAGATGCAGTATTCCAATGTAATCGACAAGTACTTCACTCTTGACGAGAGCCTGAAGCAGAGGGATGTGACATCGATCAAGAAGACGGTCTCTGCAATGATGAAGATCATCTACCCCAATGGTGTAGCAGACAAAGGCGAGATTCGCGAGATATTGGAATTCGCAATGGAGATGAGATCCAGGGTGAAAGAGCAGCTCAAGCGTATTCAACCTGATGGAGAATTCTCTGAAGCTAGATTCATCTATCACGACTTGGAGACTGAAGAATCAAGGGAAGTATTCGTTCCAGAATGTGAGGAACTTTCTAGAAGATAACAGTCGTGGTAAAAATGTCAGTTGAAATAAAGTTAATTGATAGGGAGGATTCGCTACTTGGAAGTAATGTAAGTTTACGTGTTAATAATAAGCGGATCGATGGATTCCAATTGTCTGAAAAGAGTAATTGTACAAAATTTGAGCGTGGCGTTTATTCTAAACTCGGTGAAAACAAGATACGTGAATATGCAATCGACATCACTCCATCAAGGCTTGATGAGCTCGATGCAGATAGAGGTGAATTGGATAAATTTACAAAAGATAAATTTTCCAAATTGAGAAATAGTAATGAAATGAACATGATGGTATTTCGTGTTGATGTTTCGAAGGAAAAGTTGGAAGAGCGGCACATATCTATGCTTTCAAATCTTTTGCAATTATCTGGAAATGATATCATTGTACCGCCGTTTGTGAAGATATCAAAAGAATCCAAGTTTGATGTTGATCAGTATTTGAGTTACTACAGGACATTTGAAGACTATTTAGGATCGACAATCTCTTCAATAGCATGTCCGATTCCTGGGCAATCTAGTACAAAAGATATTAGGCAAATCATGAACGAATTAGGTGGTAAACATTGTCAGATTTTTGTTGTTGATTTTGATGGGCAAAAGGTGATAAGCCCTTCAAATGAGATTTCGTTACGTACGGTTATGGGCGGTATTCGTAATCTTGAAAAAGAATATGGTGAGGGTAGTTTTTTCTACGGTTTCGATGCACGCCCTAATCCTAAAAATGGTACAGACAAGGATTTTATCGAATCACAGATACTAGCATCTGTTGGATTAAATGCAGTGGGACCTAAAAGGAAAAGGACTGTACTCCCGCCAAATATAGCAAAATTATTGGGTGAATCCGATCCATTGGACGTTTGCAAGTTATTTTGTGAAGATGACTATCGTCAATACTCTATTCGTAGCGGTCGTGTCACCGAAGATTTTTCAACATTTGTTGATGATATGTGGGGGATAGATTATTCTACACTAAAATATGATAAAATGCGGGAATTAACAGCCGCATTCAATCATAATGCAAGATCAGAAAATATTCCTAATATCAATCAATCCATTTCTGAAAATACACTTGTTGATTTAATTCAATCCAAGAATACACCCGAATATGTAATGAAAGTAGCGAAGAAGGTTGCTAAGAAAGTTACTGGCGTGTAACTTCGCCTGTTTTTGGATCCACGATAGTAATGTAGATCCTTTTTCCGTCGAAGTGTGCATAAACAATTTTTTTATTTATGAGGCCCGATTCAGTTGTAGATACAGTACATTTTTTAAACTGATTTAATTCGAGGTTCAGTTTCTTTTTTTCCAGCTTTATCGGAGATTCTAATTGCACGTCAAACATGTCGGGCCTCCGTAATCGTAGCTTTACCGTTTTTATATACAACTGTGTACTCGACTCCGTTTTCCGACACGATATGTATTTCACTATTCGATTCAATGGGAATTGAAAAAGAATCGACTCTTTCTGTTTTGACTAATTTGTCTTTAATGAGGGATTTACTAGTTAAACTGGGGTACAGTCTGTATACAAGTTTGATTATCTCATCTGTACTCAAATTACGTAAATTCGAATTCAATTCAGAACAAATGGAAAAAATACCTTTGTATTTTTTAGATGCAGCTTCAAGTATTTTTTCTCCTTCTAACGTCAATTTAGATCCTTTTGAAGATGATGAAACAGGTTTAATCAGGCCCCAATTTCTCAATTCAGTAAGAGAATCATCTAAGTTTTCTGAAAATGGACCAAAATGATTGGCATCAAAATCAAAATCATCATCAAGGTCAGAATCTGCAATTATCTTGTCTGCGAGAAATGCTAATTTATGGATACGTAGTGCGTGATCGATTTTATACTGACTCGAAGTGCCAATTAACATTATTGCAATAAGGGTAACATCCGAGTAATCATCGAGTTCCACATCCTCATCCATGCGGTTGTGATACATTTCAAATAAATATTACCTGTGGTAATTTTTTGTTTCATGTTATTTCAATGTTTGTATTTCTTAGAAGTTATTTTTCTATGGAAAAAATGTGCTGGATATTTATGATAATGAGATTTTCAAAATCACATTATTGTCATCGTTCATAATCATATGACACCTCATGACATTCACCCGATCTTTCGATCTCTATCGGAAAGGTCCGGGAGGAATATCAATGTTAGACCAATTGATTTCTGATCTGAGCTGCGTGACAGGCTATCTTGCCGTCGCATTGCTCGTTATCGGGATTGCAATCCTGGCGTATGGAATATTCTCCGGAACCATACTCTCCTTGGAGGTCGCGATCCCGGCGCTAGTGCTTCTGACCGCCGGTGTTCTTGTCACCTTCATCGCGACAGGTTACATCGTATTGGAATGGTGGCCGCTCGGCCTTTCGAACGGGGCCGCATGATGTCATACGAGATTAAACGCAGCAGGTTTCTTGCGTTGCCGATAATGGCGTTGATAGTTCTCTCGACAATGTTCGCCGTTGTCGTTCCCGACTCTTCGGATGCAGCGGGATTCGATGATTACGGCACAGCCGCCAATGTCAACATCGCTCCGGGTTACTCATGGACGTACACACCGTCGTATCCTTCCGATATCTCATCGTATGTGACAACGACGATTCAGACACAGGGAACATCCTACGGCACATCGGGAACCTGGGTAAGCATCACTTCGTCCGGTCTGACGACCGTAACTATCCCCACAACTGCGGCAGCAGGAACCGTTTATCATCTCGTCCTTAAAGCAACGATGAGTCAGCCTGTTTCTCAGACTGCTTATCAGCACATCACATTCACCGTCACAGCAGGATTGTCAGTTTCCGGAACGATAGACAACATCGTCAAGGGAACGCAGGTAGCATTGATGTATTTTCAGTATGCAGGTCTCATCAACAGGGAGGATTGCCGTAGAAGGCTTCTCAAGATGTGCAACGATGGCCAATGCACTGATAAGGACGGACGTATGAAATCTGATATCAGATGCGCTATAACGTATCTGGACATGAAAGAATACATAGAGAAGATTAATCGCGCGGAACCCCGTACTCTCTCACACTGATTGCGAGGTCGCGGTCTCCGCGCTGAACACTACAGTATCGCAGTGTCATATATAAGATGAGCAGTACCTACAATTAAGGAATTGTTTTGGACAGATATTAGAAAATGACGAATCTGTCCAAGGTTGATTTGTTGTGTCTTGAGTGCGTAATATCAGATATGAAGAGAAAAGGTTTGCTCGTTAGAACAGGAAGCACCCGCAATGGTCGCTGGATAGTGAAAAACGATCTA
The DNA window shown above is from Methanomassiliicoccaceae archaeon and carries:
- the brxL gene encoding protease Lon-related BREX system protein BrxL; this encodes MDNNATIVAGFNQLLPVLSKYVTSSLYEQYGDEWWNVAVLNKFDDRQKWDLPQQGSFDECVASLDIARVIILLDINWNETFRDKVVREGPGLMKDSRSWAKELLNVRNKSAHIGGNDFSDRDARRALDTMERLCECFDKYVAKKINVLYESIGRSEMAPATNPVDGSASIDDPVSPIAESVVESNLVFEDVRDKPIKSVSRSSDHIGSVTIDVDRLTDAFDGCIVRKDLTKKIKEGANVPIFVLEYLLGMHCSSSDQAEIDEGLQVVKKKLARLYIRPDEAERIKSNIREAGEGYSIIDKVSVTLDFKKDIYVATFLSLGLKNVPIDRSMVVSNPRLLSGGIWCIITFNYSYLEDDKLVNPFKITRLSPIQMPFVDVNEFIHQRKNFTKDEWIALMLRSTGIEPDNIDERTKWLLLARIMPLVENNINVCELGPRSTGKSHVYKEISPSSILVSGGQASVASLFYNMSSHTPGLVCNWDVVAFDEVAEIKFKDKDAITIMKDYMASGSFSRGGEQLEGKASMVFVGNINENINTLLLQASLFKPFPVGMNEDTAFLDRFHCYIPGWEIEPFSPRLFTNDYGFICDYFAEISRELRKMQYSNVIDKYFTLDESLKQRDVTSIKKTVSAMMKIIYPNGVADKGEIREILEFAMEMRSRVKEQLKRIQPDGEFSEARFIYHDLETEESREVFVPECEELSRR